The Epinephelus lanceolatus isolate andai-2023 chromosome 12, ASM4190304v1, whole genome shotgun sequence genome segment TTAAATTCGGATTTATTGCTCAGATCAGTTTTTTGTTTGGCTCTTCAGATTAATCTTTAAATGTTGCCACTATCTGTTTCTGACCGTGAACTGGTCACCATCCTGAACGGGCCTGCATGCAAAACAGAGAAAGAACAAAGACATCAAACACAGCACGTTGTCGTATATGGAGGTTAACATGGAGGCCACCAAAGTCAGCCTTTATGGTTTCATTTGAGAGCTGATGTGCAGTGAAAGCCAGCATATTCATGAGCAGATGGTAATGAGGATGAGAGataagagaaggagaaagagggcCAAAATTTGATGGCTTTTTGTGGAGCAATGGCTGGTACTTCTGAACAGAGCTGTGGGTGTATGCAGAGTCAGAGCCAGGAGTGTTGGGATTGTGATGTGAATGGCTTCACCGAAACAGATTTCCATCCAAAATTTCAGGATGTCAAGGGCCACTTTTGACTACATCTGTCAGCATCTCTCCACAAGATACTCAGCACAGGCAAGTGATGTAGAAGTGGCATGGAATCTGATATGACTGTTCAGGCTGGGGTCACACTACAAAAACATTAGACCTGTTTCTGGATTAGGATTATGTATAAAAGTGCCCCATATAGTGCTGTTCACActggtataaaaaaaaacagatctgaGGCCGATATGAGCAAAATTTGCTCAGTGACTTGCGCCACTTTTGCCTGCCTTGCTTATTGTTTATAAGCActatataaacatttttttgtttgaacagTTTATAACACACTGTAATGTAGTTGTGCACGGCTTCAGGGACATATTTAAGTCTTAATTAATGTGCTATGTTTGTGCAACTTCTCCAGTGAAGACATATTTGGTGAAATTTTAACTGTGTTACATTATACTGGCATTCATACATCAGCCTCCACTTATTGGTTTCCCTGATGAGAGTTATAGTTGTTGAGAAATACATAACATGCACTATGTTATAGTGTGTTacaaaccagtggttcccaactggtgggtcgcaggtccattctgaatggaccgcaagtgactcgcaaatgtgtcaagtttgtaaaaacacactttatttttaagtacagtgaatttcaagcacagagcttttattttgaagtgccatttcctgctgtagagtgagtgactaatggacagctaccgacagagacagcaaaaaaGCTctacgacatggccaaacgcaagtatgatactttatgtattaaactgtgtggaccttgaactaattgctatggagaaatctggaccagtgTTATAAaccattaatttaattaaattctaAGTCCCCATATCAGTAGGACTCCTCCTCTGGGAGCCACAAGTGTCTGTGATAAATTTCCTGGCAACCCATTTAATATctattgagatatttcagtcactATAGAGAGGTAAAAGCCAGTATCAGATTCATCAGCTGGCCTGATGTCTCCAGACAAGTGCACTCTGCTTCATGATTGTCAACCTGAACAATAGATCAGACTGTCGCTGGGAGAAATAAATCCTTCGAGCTCTCTTCTCAACCTAGTAGGACCCATTATGCCTATCATTGCTCCATCTAGTCAGGTAGCTGTGATGTAGGGTCTCATCAACCCACAAACTATCCTCTTCAGGGAATCTGAAGGATGCTTCCTGCAGCTAATTTAGATAATTCAAGATAAGGATGTGTCGTGAAGTGGGCTTCAAGATTGAAATTGCCTATAAGAGACCCTTTGCAGCTGATAGATCttttgtctgtggagcagaCGCAGAGACGGAACAAACCAGAGGGATGTGAGTAGAAACATGAAAGGTGACTGAGTCACAGCAGTGTGAATAAGGGTCAAAGTACCGTTGTTGGTCTTCGTTCCGCCGAGCGTCATGGCAGGGATCCCAGCAGCAGATGACAGCACCCATATGATCACATTTATGATCTTGGCCTTGACGGGCGTGCGAAAATCCAGGGCCTTGACCGGGTGGCACACGGCCACGTAGCGGTCCACGCTCATCATGGTCAAGGTGAAGATGCTGGTGAACATGTTGTAGTAATCGATGGAGATGAAGACCTTGCACGCCACCTCGCCAAACGGCCAGGAGCTGAGCAGGTAGTCGGTGCTCTGGAAAGGCATGGTGGTGGTGACCAGGGCGTCGGCCACAGCCAGGTTGAAGATATAGATGTTGGtggctgttttcattttggtgtATCTGTTGTGGGTTGAAAAAAGAAAGCACGAAGAGGTCTGATTGTTATCTGgctcattttttttgttatttaaatctGTAAAAGTGGAACAAGGTTAATTAAATCACTTTTTAAGATAAGGATTAGTTACCATGGTGCTCAACTCTTTTACTGAACAGATTAATTAAAGCAGCtgaaatactgtacatacacaggTATAACACAGAGTAAAATAACAGACTTTTCATCATCTCTTTTGATCAATTCAAGGCTTTTAAATTTGTGTGATCTGACAttcacttaaaggtccagtgtgtaagatttaggaggatttagtggcatataGTGGTGGGgattgcacattgcaaccagctgacacTTGTCACAGCTAGAATTCCTTCAGCGTTCGTTGATCAGGAGGGTTTTcatgggagccaaattatccgcagaggtctcatcctctctaaaacaaacttaCCCGGTGATTAAAACcactagaaacactgaataaagtagtttaaCATAAAAACGCTGCAGTTGCTCTGGCCGAAAATGTGATTggccaacccagtctcactccaaagtcgaaatccggcacttgcggtgtcagacactgacgaaaaaagccatcctttaacgtcagcatgatatgttGCCGGTCGCTGTTATAATTTAACGTTGCTCattggcatcagggggaaatgcagcgggaAAAGAATGACAGTTAAGGCCGTGAAAGTTTGACTAGGGCGGGCAGGGGGCATGGTGAATGAGACGAACAAACGGCAaccttcacctgggaggccggtgttcgcgtcctgtaaggttataaagccaaaccctgttcttttttccttaacctaaccacatacgttacttgttgaagggaaaaaaaaaggtcagtttACATAGTTGTacgatgtagtgcatttattttgaaagagactgtatgtaaatattacatttcctgtgaaaaccgaagtgtattttgaaagaagacaatgcatgtagcaGGCAGAGCTTGACACGGCGTTCCAGAACGTCAATAACTAATGCACtgagggtacctttcacgtcgcaTCTGGACATAGAAGGTCCATGAcaaaatgtcgatatgtgacaagttcagagtgagaatgttttgCAACCtggaatggccctatctagaaacaatgtttgatttgtcctgtccgagctactgtagaaatatggcAGTGCAGCATGGAGATGTCGGatgatataaacggctcattctaaggtaacgaaaacacaatgattcttattttcaggtgattttacacttAGGTAGACATTGCTATTATATTAAATTTCTGCCAACATTGCCTCTAAATCCTGcactctggacctttaaaatgaaaatacctcATTGAGACTTTAAACAGAGCCACATGACACTGAACAGAGGAGCCTTAAGAGGAAATACTGACATTACAATCACTGCAAATCTTGTTAGGATCTATAATGTCTTGTTATCactggtggaaaaaaacagcTTAGGATGCTGGATTCAGAGTCTGTTTACCAATAAatcataaaaagaaaacacccaGAAACACGATATAAGGGCACAAACATTAAAACTCCAAAAATATACATGCAAACAAATGTAATTAGCCTATAGCTTCCCCTTTCTATTTTATCACCTATTTTTTTCCATGCATGGCCCCAAAGAGACCAGGATGTAAGTGATTCACAATTAAATACACACGTTTGCAGCAATTTTACTGCTGTCATGTCATCATGTTGTTCCAAAAATGAATACGCACTGAATTTCCTCTCCTATTATGAGCCAAACGCTCGTAGGTATGCAGGATTTCACACTGAGTGACATGCCTGGCATTGCTTTTGACACAATACGAACAGCTGACATATCCCAAAGCTGAAAACTCACCTAATGATGACATACATCACCAAACAATTGCCCGCCAAGCCCACCACAAACACCACGGAGTACACCGCGACTATGATGGGGATGATGGGCGACATGGGCTCGGGTTCAGCATCCCAGGTGCCGTTGAGTGTGTAGTTTAAGATGTCCAACGAGCCGGATGGCAAGGTGAAGTTTGGGAAACACTCCTCCAGCTGGCCTGAGGGACACCTGTCCTCTTTGAAGATGCGCACCACGTTGCTCTCCATGGTGCTGAGCGCTGCCTGCACCGgccgggctgctgctgctgttggggGTGAACTGACCGTTCAGATATCAGCCCCAAAACAAGCTGGATTTCCGATGTCTGCTACAAAAAACTCACGAAGCAAATTTTTCTATTAGAGCAGATTATGGCTCCGGTGAAGAGGAGCGCAACAGCCCGCGCTCAAAGATATCATTACACAAGTGTAACACCACCTTACCTGTTCTCCTGCCTCCAGAAAAGTTCGGGTAAATACAAAGACACTGATTCAGAGTTTCTTACAGGACGATCAGCCTGAGATTAAATCCCGGATGCCGGAAATGTGGCAGAAACTAAAGGTTTGTGGGTGGTTGTGTGGATGAGAGGAAAATGCACTGCCTGTGCCACCGCTGCGTCCCCGAAGGTGCGCACTGGAAGCCCGCACTGCTCATTCAGTGACATCAGAGGCTGAGCCAACAGATATGACAGCCAGCAGAAGGGATCTAACCACATGTATCACAGTCAGCTGAAAATATAGTTACCTCATACATGTCACGCTTTATTTGATGCTTATGTTTTGCATTATTTCTGGTTAAATGAGCCACTAACGACGCCTCACACACTCAGAAGCTGTGGCCACTAAACATCTGCTCGCCTATTCAACcatattaatttttttcttaatgttcTGCTGATTTCACATACTGCCTATAAAGCCAACTGTGCTTTAATATCATGTGCACATctttctgaaaatgtttaaattcCCATCAACGCTGCCATGAGATGTTCCCTGGCAACTCTTGTGAGAGCAACGGCTGCAGTGCAAACAGGAGTCCTATCAGATGTTGAAGAGGCATGAAGTCAGAAGGACTCTCAACAGAGACCTTCAGATGATGTGCCAGCTCCACCAAATTATAGGTAGTGTGCGGCATGTtttgcaattattttttttttgcaagaaaAGAGCCATTTTCATCATTTCCTTTCAGCTCTTCTTGCTCCCAACTTGCATCTTTCCATGTGCATTTTCTCTGTTTGATCAAATTAGTAATTTACCACTGCCTTAAACCATGAATCTACTAATTATCCAACACAAATGTGGCAGCACGAGAGCtcgaaacaaaaagaaaatctgccTCTAAGGAATCACAGGCTACTCCTCTCTAACAAGTCTCTCCTTTTTTCTCACCCcaacagatttcaaccagcacaTAATTAAGTGGGTACTGTTCCCTTTCCCTCGTTTCATGCACTAACACTCGTTGCTTGGAGACCCATCATGGCCAGGTGTTACTTGAGTGACAAAGCCTTTCTGTAGGTGTGTTTCCATTGTTAAAAGCTGCACAGGCTGGACTTGGTGATACATGCCTTGTTTACAATATTTGATGCAACTTCACTGAGGTCCTTATCcttgaagcagcagcagtagttaAAGGGTGAAACACATTTTCCTCGTATTAAAGCTCTAGAAGGTGGGAAAGAAAGTTACAGATCACCCTCAGCCCCAACAATGCAGTGCCAAAGGTCTGTTTGCACAAAGATACTTCCTCTGGCACTTGACAGGTCTTTTTATTCGAGttccagaggaggagaggaaatagTCGTTATGTAACATCCGGACGATAAGGTCAAGAATAAATTCTTTTTTGCATTTCACTGCCCTTTCCATAATGACCTGCTGTCTTTTCAGTGAAACACTTCAGTTATGGTTCCTTgatgaatacaggtgttcaACACAAAGATATCAAAGCGTACTCATTTCAAATTTGGATTGAATGTTACTCTGCTTCTTGCTTAAGTTTTCTCGTGATGACACTAAACCAGGCTTTTTCAAGTGTGCTTCACCAGCTGATTACTGTCTCTCTTGTTCTGGTGTTTTTCATTTCTCCATCACGATTTAAAAAATTGTCACGGCCCTCCATGTGCATTGCTCGTTTCCTGTGAAATCCCTTGGACATTCATTGCCGTACGGCATCAACAAGAGAGAACCACCTCAATTTCAGAGAAGACTGTTCTTTTCTTCATCACCCACCTTGTTCTTTCTGGAATGGGCTGCTGTTTTCACAAAGGTCCAACTGGGATAACCACAAGTTTTTAGAGCCTCCCTCAGATGTTCATGCTCTTTCCCTTGGGCCTGAGTACTGGTAGGTACGttatcagctctgtgttgtaGGGTCCTGATAACCACCCACTGGAACACAAGCTAGGTGTTATCAGGACCCtacaacacagagctgataGCGTACCTACCAGTACAGCAACCTGTTCCAGAAAGAACAAGGTAGGTGATGAAGAAACAAACCcattgtttaacttgctcctgaaacctggcccCTCTTAAGTCCAAAACACACCGGTGGTGTCACATGACGGCTGCATCATTGACGcaagtcaagtgccgccccaaacacacacagaaagcgttgCACTATGAGGTGTCAACCGGATTTATATTACAATGTGActagctggttgccaaccgccagttAGAACAAAAGATGAGGAAGAACacacaggaagagaaagaaaacacaccaTGCAGGACGACCACGACAACCAGACAACGACAGTAGCAATTAATCAACGATGCTCAAAAATACAACAACCAATAACGAGAATAATGGGGGCGTCTGTATTGACGCGCGTCGTATGGTgcaggtgtgttttggcctttagtcTAGTCATTTAGTGggctggattggaccctttggcaggTCGGTTCTGGCCCatgggccgtatgtttgacacccctacTATATGTTTAACACCCCTGCTGTAGGTCATCGCATTGTTCTAGAAATTCACTGTAGCAgacaatatttacattttagtgGAGTTTAGTGAGGGCTGGGGTGTCTGGctttaaatgcattttgtgaatttgtgaagtGGATGTTTTCAGGGTGAATCTGGTTGTCACCCCTTAAAGATAAAACTCATTATAGTGTAGATTCACAGTAAGTCAGAACATGTGTCCTTCTGATATGAGATGGAGGTGGCAGTCATTTCACAGCAGCTCATTCACTCTCTATGTATTAATTAGACAAACAGTTTTTAATATATGCTTAtcttctttctgtgtgtttgtccattCGTAGGATCTTCATCTGATATATAGTAGTGTATGTATTTGTTGTAAGAGCTACGCTTTGAGTGTGTGAACATACAGTACCTCATTTTCAAGAGGTGTAAAGGTCCAAGCTGTTCCCCTCTGTTCTCCACACTGAAGGTAGGGTTTAGTAATCTGTTCCCATTGAGGAGATGTGGTGTAATTTAGGTTCTATAACTACAGATTACACTCATCAAGATCCATATGCAATCATGGTAGAGTTCATGATAATGTCTCATTAAACCAAGATGTACATTCATCACAGCCCTTTGTTTGAAATCTCCTGTGAAggtgaaaatgaagaaaagaggGGTGAGATGGTTTTTGTTTGTCACAGTCCAGTGAATACAATTAAGCTAAAAACAGGTGACTTCTCATGAACCAAgaagctgtttgtgtttcacaTTTGTGGGATAATCCAATGTGGTTTTTAAAGGTTATTAGGCTGACTTTCCCCATatgctttaaagggacagttcaccccaaaaatcaaaaattcatatttttcttctcacctgtagtgctatttatcaatctagatagtCTTGGTGTGAGTTACCCagtgttggaggtatcagctgtagagatgtctgccttctctccaatacaatagaactagatggaactcagcttgtggtgctcacagcaccaaaaaatacatttgaaaaactcaacagcaatgtctctttccagaaatcatgacccttgttgtgagcagtttaatgtaggaattattttatttctaccaAATTGCATCCGCTAACGTTTCACCAtgagaaggaagagtgcatctactcatggatgagaggctcacaTATCACCACTTCAGTCAGGTGCACATAagaagagaaatgtgaaagtctTCTGCGATTAGACCGCATCCTGATGTCatctattccaggagggtggtaaagatGTAGTAAATTAGGGATCGCCCCTGtggagtctagacactggtggtggtgatgcAATGAGATGGATGAAAAAGGAGCTTAGGATCTGggtgtgaagaggagtgggctt includes the following:
- the oprk1 gene encoding kappa-type opioid receptor, producing MESNVVRIFKEDRCPSGQLEECFPNFTLPSGSLDILNYTLNGTWDAEPEPMSPIIPIIVAVYSVVFVVGLAGNCLVMYVIIRYTKMKTATNIYIFNLAVADALVTTTMPFQSTDYLLSSWPFGEVACKVFISIDYYNMFTSIFTLTMMSVDRYVAVCHPVKALDFRTPVKAKIINVIIWVLSSAAGIPAMTLGGTKTNNGTTECALQFPEPYSYWDTLMKICVFIFGFVAPVIIITVCYSLMVMRLKSVRLLSGSREKDRNLRRITRLVLVVVAVFVVCWTPIHIFILVKALSGNVPETTAVMAAYFFCVALGYTNSSLNPILYAFLDENFKRCFRDFCCPGTQGHGDSHGVSRVRSTLRDHTCPTEARADMRQARPV